From the Microbacterium thalassium genome, one window contains:
- a CDS encoding FHA domain-containing protein translates to MEDNRRPGADDIRRGNGTGGGARDSDTTQTFGHDSDLSFVPFGSELAEAELDAIEALPSGAALLLVRSGPTAGARYLLDADVTTVGRHPEADIFFDDVTVSRRHAEITRTGTAFELVDQRSLNGTYVNGERVDRAALTNGSEVRIGKFRLNFFVSPADLLQSPVE, encoded by the coding sequence GTGGAGGACAATCGCCGACCCGGAGCGGATGACATCCGCCGGGGTAATGGCACCGGGGGCGGAGCCCGAGACTCCGACACCACGCAGACCTTCGGGCACGACTCGGATCTGTCGTTCGTGCCCTTCGGCAGCGAGCTGGCCGAAGCCGAGCTCGACGCGATCGAGGCGCTCCCGTCCGGTGCGGCGCTGCTGCTGGTGCGCTCGGGTCCGACGGCCGGCGCACGGTACCTGCTCGACGCCGATGTGACCACGGTCGGGCGGCACCCCGAGGCCGACATCTTCTTCGACGACGTCACCGTCTCGCGCCGCCACGCCGAGATCACCCGCACCGGAACCGCGTTCGAGCTGGTCGACCAGCGCTCGCTGAACGGAACCTACGTCAACGGGGAGCGCGTCGATCGAGCCGCACTCACCAACGGCTCCGAAGTGCGGATCGGCAAGTTCCGGCTGAACTTCTTCGTCTCGCCCGCCGACCTCCTGCAGAGCCCGGTCGAGTGA
- a CDS encoding MerR family transcriptional regulator: MSSAHARERSASAGLLSIGQVLARLTPEFPTLTSSKLRFLEVQGIVAPVRTDSGYRKFSQADLDRLRLALTLQRDHYLPLNVIREYLEDVDAGRDPAPPASVPPPSIVPAARRYQRAELLSAAGAAPQLLNDAISTGILVGAESYTEQHVTLLRALVALDRHGIEPRHIRTMRQNAERDVALIESAIAPMLRRTDSNSRGRAGEVGGELAKRLDEVRAIFVRTALDRLLS; this comes from the coding sequence ATGTCGTCCGCACACGCCCGCGAACGCTCAGCGTCCGCGGGCCTGCTGAGCATCGGCCAGGTCCTCGCTCGGCTGACGCCGGAGTTCCCCACGCTGACCAGCAGCAAGCTGCGCTTCCTCGAAGTGCAGGGCATCGTCGCGCCGGTGCGGACGGACTCCGGGTACCGCAAGTTCTCGCAGGCGGATCTGGATCGCCTGCGCCTCGCGCTCACGCTGCAGCGCGACCACTACCTGCCGCTGAACGTCATCCGCGAGTACCTCGAGGACGTCGACGCGGGGCGCGACCCGGCCCCGCCGGCATCCGTTCCGCCGCCCTCGATCGTGCCCGCCGCGCGCCGCTACCAGCGCGCCGAGCTGCTGAGCGCGGCCGGGGCCGCACCGCAGCTGCTCAACGACGCCATCAGCACCGGCATCCTTGTCGGCGCCGAGTCGTACACCGAGCAGCACGTGACGCTGCTGCGTGCGCTCGTCGCCCTCGACCGCCACGGCATCGAGCCGCGGCACATCCGCACCATGCGGCAGAACGCCGAGCGGGACGTCGCGCTGATCGAGTCGGCGATCGCGCCGATGCTGCGCCGCACCGACTCCAATTCGCGCGGCCGGGCGGGTGAGGTCGGCGGTGAACTCGCCAAGCGGCTCGACGAAGTGCGGGCGATCTTCGTGCGGACGGCGCTGGACCGCCTGCTGTCCTGA
- a CDS encoding AMP-dependent synthetase/ligase translates to MIGTEGAAVVQFEVPAIVPADAEANVADLLVERVRKTPDLALFAVPEGEGWRDITAAEFQKQVIALAKGFVAGGVNPGDKIGFIARTTYDWTLVDFALFYAGAVMVPIYETSSPAQIQWILSDSGAVACITETHDHSERLAEVRDELPLIGSVWEMHAGDLDKLTEQGAAVEDDEIERRRGLANSDDIATLIYTSGSTGRPKGCVLTHGNFVELSRNSAKALAEVVEMPGASTLLFITTAHIFARFISILSIHSGVKTGHQPDTKQLLPALGSFKPTFLLAVPRVFEKVYNSAEQKAESGGKGKIFRAAAHTAIEVSALQEAGKKVPFVTKVKFALFDRLVFSKLREAMGGRVKYAVSGSAPLGERLGHFFHSLGVTILEGYGLTETTAPATVNLAHKSKIGTVGPALPGVSIRLDDDGEIQVRGINVFREYWRNPEATAAAFDDGWFKTGDIGAFDDDGFLKITGRKKEIIVTAGGKNVAPAALEDPIRADPIISQVVVVGDQKPFISALVTLDSEMLPTWLANQHLSADMPLDEAAKHPAVLAEVQHAIDRANKHVSRAESIRKFTILPTEWTEASGHLTPKMSIKRNVILADFSAEIDEIYDAPVSTTNVSIP, encoded by the coding sequence ATGATCGGTACCGAAGGAGCTGCCGTGGTCCAATTCGAAGTCCCCGCCATCGTCCCCGCAGATGCGGAGGCGAACGTCGCCGACCTGCTCGTGGAGCGGGTCCGCAAAACCCCGGACCTGGCCCTGTTCGCCGTTCCCGAGGGCGAAGGCTGGCGCGACATCACCGCCGCCGAGTTCCAGAAGCAGGTCATCGCCCTCGCCAAGGGCTTCGTCGCCGGTGGCGTGAACCCCGGCGACAAGATCGGCTTCATCGCGCGCACGACCTACGACTGGACGCTGGTCGACTTCGCGCTGTTCTATGCCGGCGCCGTCATGGTCCCGATCTACGAGACGAGCTCCCCCGCGCAGATCCAGTGGATCCTGTCGGACTCGGGCGCCGTCGCGTGCATCACCGAGACGCACGACCACTCCGAGCGCCTCGCCGAGGTGCGCGATGAGCTGCCCCTCATCGGCAGCGTGTGGGAGATGCACGCCGGCGACCTCGACAAGCTCACCGAGCAGGGCGCGGCCGTCGAAGACGACGAGATCGAGCGCCGTCGCGGGCTGGCGAATTCGGACGACATCGCGACCCTGATCTACACCTCCGGGTCCACCGGCCGTCCCAAGGGGTGCGTGCTGACCCACGGCAACTTCGTCGAGCTGTCGCGCAACTCGGCGAAGGCTCTGGCCGAGGTCGTCGAGATGCCGGGCGCGTCGACGCTGCTGTTCATCACGACCGCGCACATCTTCGCGCGCTTCATCTCGATCCTGTCGATCCACTCCGGCGTCAAGACCGGCCACCAGCCCGACACGAAGCAGTTGCTGCCCGCGCTCGGATCCTTCAAGCCGACGTTCCTGCTCGCCGTCCCGCGCGTGTTCGAGAAGGTCTACAACTCGGCCGAGCAGAAGGCCGAGTCCGGGGGCAAGGGCAAGATCTTCCGCGCCGCCGCGCACACCGCGATCGAGGTCTCGGCGCTGCAGGAGGCCGGCAAGAAGGTGCCGTTCGTCACGAAGGTGAAGTTCGCGCTGTTCGACAGGCTCGTCTTCAGCAAGCTCCGCGAGGCCATGGGCGGCCGCGTGAAGTACGCGGTGTCGGGCTCGGCGCCGCTCGGGGAGCGCCTCGGCCACTTCTTCCACAGCCTCGGCGTGACGATCCTCGAGGGCTACGGCCTCACCGAGACGACGGCGCCGGCGACGGTCAACCTGGCCCACAAGTCGAAGATCGGCACGGTCGGCCCGGCGCTCCCCGGCGTCAGCATCCGCCTCGACGACGACGGCGAGATCCAGGTGCGCGGCATCAACGTGTTCCGCGAGTACTGGCGCAACCCCGAGGCCACGGCCGCGGCGTTCGACGACGGCTGGTTCAAGACCGGCGACATCGGCGCCTTCGACGATGACGGGTTCCTGAAGATCACCGGCCGAAAGAAGGAGATCATCGTGACCGCCGGCGGCAAGAACGTCGCGCCGGCCGCCCTCGAGGACCCGATCCGCGCCGATCCGATCATCAGCCAGGTCGTCGTCGTGGGCGACCAGAAGCCGTTCATCTCGGCTCTGGTCACGCTCGACTCCGAGATGCTGCCGACGTGGCTGGCGAATCAGCACCTGTCGGCGGACATGCCGCTGGACGAGGCCGCCAAGCACCCGGCGGTCCTCGCCGAGGTCCAGCACGCCATCGATCGGGCCAACAAGCACGTCTCGCGCGCCGAGTCGATCCGCAAGTTCACGATCCTCCCCACGGAGTGGACCGAGGCGAGCGGGCACCTGACCCCGAAGATGAGCATCAAGCGGAACGTGATCCTCGCGGACTTCTCCGCCGAGATCGACGAGATCTACGACGCTCCGGTGAGCACGACGAACGTCTCGATCCCGTAA
- a CDS encoding MerR family transcriptional regulator, with translation MTAHAEGQPFADDLLFTDGLPQMDDEVGYRGAQAARAAGITYRQLDYWARTELVEPTVRSANGSGSQRLYGFRDILVLKLVKRLLDTGISLQQIRIAVEQLRASGIRDLAGTTLMSDGASVYLCTSNDEVIDLVSRGQGVFGIAVGKVLHEVESTLVEFDALTPDAVDELAARRARRTA, from the coding sequence ATGACAGCTCACGCGGAGGGTCAGCCGTTCGCCGACGACCTCCTCTTCACCGACGGTCTTCCGCAGATGGATGACGAGGTCGGCTACCGCGGTGCCCAGGCGGCGCGTGCCGCCGGCATCACCTATCGCCAGCTGGACTACTGGGCGCGCACCGAACTCGTCGAGCCCACGGTGCGCAGCGCGAACGGCTCGGGATCGCAGCGCCTCTACGGGTTCCGCGACATCCTCGTGCTCAAGCTCGTCAAGCGCCTGCTCGACACCGGAATCTCGCTGCAGCAGATCCGCATCGCGGTCGAGCAGCTGCGGGCATCCGGCATCCGCGACCTCGCGGGCACGACGCTGATGAGCGACGGCGCCTCGGTGTACCTGTGCACGTCGAACGACGAGGTCATCGACCTGGTCTCGCGCGGTCAGGGCGTGTTCGGCATCGCGGTCGGCAAGGTGCTGCACGAGGTCGAGTCCACGCTCGTCGAGTTCGACGCGCTGACGCCCGACGCCGTCGACGAGCTCGCCGCCCGTCGCGCGCGTCGCACGGCGTAG
- a CDS encoding ParA family protein → MHVLSVSSLKGGVGKTTVTLGLASAAFARGVRTLVVDLDPQSDVSTGMDIGVAGRLNVSDVLENPKEKTVRQAITTSGWTKVHPGTIDVMIGSPSAINFDGPHPSVRDVWKLEEALATIESEYDLVLIDCAPSLNALTRTAWAASDRVIVVTEPGLFSVAAADRALRAIEEIRRGLSPRLQPLGIVVNRVRPQSIEHQFRIKELRDMFGPLVLSPQLPERTSLQQAQGAAKPLHIWPGDSAQELAADFDSLLDRIVRTGRIPQPGAAQA, encoded by the coding sequence GTGCACGTGCTCTCGGTCAGCTCCCTCAAAGGCGGCGTCGGCAAGACGACCGTGACGCTGGGTCTCGCCTCCGCGGCGTTCGCCCGCGGCGTCCGGACTCTCGTGGTCGATCTCGACCCGCAGTCAGATGTCTCGACCGGAATGGACATCGGCGTCGCCGGACGCCTCAATGTCTCCGACGTGCTCGAGAATCCGAAGGAGAAAACGGTCCGCCAGGCGATCACCACGTCCGGCTGGACGAAGGTGCACCCGGGCACGATCGACGTCATGATCGGCAGCCCCTCGGCGATCAACTTCGACGGTCCGCACCCGAGCGTGCGCGACGTGTGGAAGCTCGAAGAGGCCCTCGCGACGATCGAGTCCGAGTACGACCTCGTCCTCATCGACTGCGCGCCGTCGCTGAACGCGCTCACGCGCACCGCGTGGGCGGCATCCGATCGTGTCATCGTCGTCACCGAGCCGGGCCTGTTCTCGGTCGCCGCGGCCGACCGCGCGCTGCGCGCCATCGAGGAGATCCGCCGCGGCCTCTCCCCCCGCCTTCAGCCGCTCGGCATCGTGGTCAACCGCGTGCGCCCGCAGTCGATCGAGCACCAGTTCCGCATCAAGGAGCTGCGCGACATGTTCGGGCCGCTCGTGCTGTCGCCTCAGCTGCCGGAGCGCACGTCGCTGCAGCAGGCGCAGGGCGCCGCCAAGCCCCTTCACATCTGGCCCGGCGACTCCGCGCAGGAGCTCGCCGCGGACTTCGACTCGCTGCTGGACCGCATCGTGCGCACCGGCCGCATCCCGCAGCCGGGCGCGGCCCAGGCCTAG
- a CDS encoding pyruvate carboxylase produces MFRKILVANRGEIAIRAFRAAYELGARTVAVYPYEDRYSLHRLKADEAYQIGEVGHPVRAYLDVDEIIRVAIESGADAIYPGYGFLSENPDLAAKAAAHGIAFIGPASSVLEMAGNKVTAKQHAIAAGVPVLRSTEASDDVDALVAQAGEIGFPIFVKAVAGGGGRGMRRVELEAELPPALAEAMREAGSAFGDSRVFLEQAVQRPRHVEVQVLADKTGATVHLFERDCSVQRRHQKVIEIAPAQNLADDVREDLHRYAIAFAKSIGYENAGTVEFLLETAGPRTGEVVFIEMNPRIQVEHTVTEEVTDVDLVQSQMRIAAGQTLEELGLAQDRIRLRGAALQCRITTEDPTQGFRPDTGKITTYRSPGGAGIRLDGGTTAAGSAISPHFDSMLAKLTCRGRDFHAAVLRARRALAEFRIRGVSTNIPFLQAVLDDDAFVAGDISTSFIDERPELLAGRESKDRGTKILNWLVDATVNKPHGENPVTIDPREKLPKIDLLTEPPAGSRQKLLELGPAGFAKSLREQTALAVTETTFRDAHQSLLATRVRTRDLVAVAPYVARMTPQLLSIEAWGGATYDVALRFLGEDPWERLDKLREALPNVAIQMLLRGRNTVGYTPYPTEVTDAFVHEAAAAGVDIFRIFDALNDVSQMRPAVDAVLETGTAVAEVAVCYTGDLLSPGEDLYTLDYYLRLADQIVEAGAHVLAIKDMAGLLRPAAAAKLVSALRERFDLPVHVHTHDTAGGQLATLLAASAAGADAVDAASAPMSGTTSQPSLSALVAALSNTERDTGLDLDAVSDLEPYWEAVRHMYRPFESGLPGPTGRVYHHEIPGGQLSNLRQQAIALGLAEDFELIEDMYAAANRILGRVPKVTPSSKVVGDLALHLAAVKADPADFEENPHKYDVPDSVVGFMAGELGDLPGGWPEPFRSKVLQGRTPDIEITPITDAESAALEGDSASRRDMLNRLLFPAPTKAFQQAREAYGDLSVLDTVDYLYGLGVGSEHVVEIERGVQLFVGLEAIGEADEKGMRTVMTTLNGQLRPVFVRDRSIKVEVHQAEKADTTVPGQVPAPFSGVVTLKTDVGDTVTAGQPVASIEAMKMEAAITAPVDGVIERVAIGGTQQVEAGDLLVVIRPAQ; encoded by the coding sequence ATGTTCCGAAAGATCCTTGTCGCGAACCGTGGAGAGATCGCGATCCGCGCCTTCCGAGCCGCCTACGAGCTCGGCGCGCGCACGGTCGCGGTCTATCCCTACGAAGACCGGTACTCCCTGCACCGCCTGAAGGCGGACGAGGCCTACCAGATCGGCGAAGTGGGCCATCCGGTCCGCGCCTACCTCGACGTGGACGAGATCATCCGCGTCGCGATCGAGAGCGGGGCGGATGCCATCTACCCGGGGTACGGATTCCTCTCCGAGAATCCCGACCTCGCCGCCAAGGCCGCCGCGCACGGCATCGCCTTCATCGGCCCGGCCTCGAGCGTCCTCGAGATGGCGGGCAACAAGGTCACCGCGAAGCAGCACGCGATCGCCGCCGGGGTCCCGGTGCTGCGGTCGACGGAGGCCTCCGACGACGTCGACGCCCTCGTGGCGCAGGCGGGCGAGATCGGCTTCCCGATCTTCGTCAAGGCGGTCGCCGGCGGCGGCGGCCGCGGCATGCGGCGCGTCGAGCTCGAAGCCGAGCTCCCGCCGGCGCTGGCAGAGGCCATGCGCGAGGCCGGAAGCGCCTTCGGCGACTCGCGCGTCTTCCTCGAGCAGGCCGTGCAGCGGCCTCGTCACGTCGAGGTGCAGGTGCTCGCCGACAAGACCGGCGCCACGGTGCACCTCTTCGAGCGCGACTGCTCGGTGCAGCGGCGGCACCAGAAGGTCATCGAGATCGCGCCGGCGCAGAACCTCGCCGACGACGTCCGCGAGGACCTGCACCGCTATGCCATCGCGTTCGCGAAGTCGATCGGCTACGAGAACGCCGGAACCGTCGAGTTCCTGCTCGAGACGGCCGGGCCCCGCACCGGCGAGGTCGTCTTCATCGAGATGAACCCGCGCATCCAGGTCGAGCACACCGTGACCGAGGAGGTCACCGACGTCGACCTCGTGCAGTCGCAGATGCGCATCGCGGCAGGCCAGACGCTCGAGGAGCTCGGTCTCGCGCAGGACCGGATCCGGCTGCGTGGCGCCGCCCTGCAGTGCCGCATCACGACCGAGGACCCGACCCAGGGCTTCCGCCCCGACACCGGTAAGATCACGACCTATCGTTCGCCCGGAGGCGCCGGAATCCGCCTCGACGGCGGCACGACCGCGGCCGGCTCGGCGATCAGCCCGCACTTCGACTCGATGCTCGCCAAGCTCACGTGCCGCGGCCGGGACTTCCACGCCGCGGTGCTCCGCGCGCGCCGCGCGCTGGCGGAGTTCCGCATCCGCGGCGTCTCCACGAACATCCCGTTCCTGCAGGCGGTGCTCGACGACGACGCGTTCGTCGCCGGTGACATCAGCACGTCCTTCATCGACGAGCGCCCCGAGCTGCTCGCCGGGCGCGAGTCGAAGGACCGCGGCACGAAGATCCTGAACTGGCTGGTCGATGCGACCGTCAACAAGCCGCACGGCGAGAACCCGGTCACGATCGATCCGCGCGAGAAGCTGCCGAAGATCGACCTGCTGACCGAGCCGCCGGCCGGCTCGCGGCAGAAGCTGCTCGAGCTCGGCCCCGCCGGCTTCGCCAAGAGCCTGCGCGAGCAGACCGCGCTCGCCGTCACCGAGACGACGTTCCGCGACGCGCACCAGTCGCTGCTGGCCACGCGCGTGCGCACGAGGGATCTCGTCGCCGTCGCGCCGTACGTGGCGCGCATGACACCCCAGCTGCTGTCGATCGAGGCGTGGGGCGGAGCGACCTACGACGTCGCGCTGCGGTTCCTCGGCGAGGACCCGTGGGAGCGGCTCGACAAGCTGCGCGAGGCCCTCCCGAATGTCGCGATCCAGATGCTGCTGCGCGGCCGCAACACGGTCGGCTACACGCCGTACCCGACCGAGGTGACGGATGCCTTCGTGCACGAGGCCGCCGCGGCCGGGGTCGACATCTTCCGCATCTTCGACGCCCTCAACGACGTGTCGCAGATGCGTCCCGCGGTCGACGCGGTGCTCGAGACGGGCACAGCGGTGGCCGAGGTCGCCGTCTGCTACACCGGCGACCTGCTGAGCCCCGGCGAGGACCTCTACACGCTGGACTACTACCTGCGCCTGGCCGATCAGATCGTCGAGGCCGGCGCGCACGTGCTCGCGATCAAGGACATGGCGGGGCTGCTGCGGCCCGCTGCCGCGGCCAAGCTCGTCTCGGCGCTGCGCGAGCGGTTCGACCTTCCGGTGCACGTGCACACGCACGACACCGCCGGCGGCCAGCTCGCCACGCTGCTCGCGGCGTCCGCGGCCGGCGCCGACGCCGTGGACGCGGCATCCGCCCCCATGTCGGGGACGACGAGCCAGCCCTCGCTGTCGGCGCTGGTCGCGGCGCTGTCGAACACCGAGCGCGACACCGGGCTCGACCTCGACGCCGTGTCGGACCTCGAGCCGTACTGGGAGGCCGTGCGGCACATGTACCGGCCGTTCGAGTCGGGTCTTCCCGGCCCCACCGGGCGCGTGTACCACCACGAGATCCCGGGCGGCCAGCTGTCGAACCTGCGCCAGCAGGCGATCGCGCTCGGGCTCGCGGAGGACTTCGAGCTCATCGAGGACATGTACGCCGCGGCCAACCGCATCCTCGGCCGCGTGCCGAAGGTGACGCCGTCGTCGAAGGTGGTCGGCGACCTCGCGCTGCACCTGGCGGCGGTCAAGGCCGACCCGGCCGACTTCGAGGAGAACCCGCACAAGTACGACGTGCCGGACTCGGTCGTGGGCTTCATGGCCGGGGAGCTCGGCGACCTGCCCGGCGGGTGGCCGGAGCCGTTCCGCTCGAAGGTGCTCCAGGGCCGCACCCCCGACATCGAGATCACACCGATCACGGATGCCGAGAGCGCCGCGCTCGAGGGCGACTCGGCGTCGCGCCGCGACATGCTCAACCGCCTGCTGTTCCCGGCCCCGACGAAGGCGTTCCAGCAGGCGCGCGAAGCGTACGGCGATCTCAGTGTCCTCGACACCGTCGACTACCTGTACGGCCTGGGAGTGGGGTCCGAGCACGTCGTCGAGATCGAGCGCGGCGTTCAGCTGTTCGTGGGGCTCGAGGCGATCGGCGAGGCCGACGAGAAGGGCATGCGCACGGTCATGACGACGCTCAACGGGCAGCTCCGCCCGGTGTTCGTGCGAGACCGCAGCATCAAGGTCGAGGTCCACCAGGCCGAGAAGGCCGACACCACGGTGCCGGGTCAGGTTCCCGCGCCGTTCTCGGGTGTCGTGACGCTCAAGACGGACGTGGGGGACACCGTGACGGCGGGCCAGCCGGTCGCGTCGATCGAGGCGATGAAGATGGAGGCGGCCATCACCGCGCCCGTCGACGGAGTCATCGAACGCGTCGCGATCGGAGGCACGCAGCAGGTCGAGGCCGGCGACCTTTTGGTCGTCATCCGCCCTGCGCAGTAG
- a CDS encoding peptide deformylase, with protein MAVRSIRLFGDPVLRAPSAPIDEIDDGIRALVQDLLDTVELPGRAGVAAPQIGVNLRAFSYNIDGDIGYVLNPVVVEVRGEPEPTGEGCLSVPGLWHDALRHPWAKVVGIDLDGNEVVLEGEGLMAQALQHETDHLDGMLYLSRLSPDDRRAAMKEVRESDWF; from the coding sequence ATGGCTGTACGCTCCATCCGCCTCTTCGGCGACCCGGTTCTGCGCGCCCCGAGCGCGCCGATCGACGAGATCGACGACGGCATCCGCGCCCTCGTCCAGGACCTGCTCGACACGGTCGAGCTCCCCGGCCGCGCCGGTGTCGCAGCACCCCAGATCGGCGTCAACCTGCGCGCCTTCAGCTACAACATCGACGGGGACATCGGCTACGTCCTGAACCCCGTCGTGGTCGAGGTGCGCGGTGAGCCCGAGCCGACCGGCGAAGGCTGCCTGTCGGTGCCGGGCCTGTGGCACGACGCGCTGCGTCACCCGTGGGCGAAGGTCGTCGGCATCGACCTCGACGGCAACGAGGTGGTGCTCGAAGGCGAAGGGCTGATGGCCCAGGCGCTCCAGCACGAGACCGACCACCTCGACGGCATGCTCTACCTCAGTCGCCTGAGCCCCGATGACCGCCGGGCCGCGATGAAGGAAGTCCGCGAGAGCGACTGGTTCTGA
- a CDS encoding MinD/ParA family ATP-binding protein, whose amino-acid sequence MTPDHPDNQPDDDLEHGVLGDTAGVDTTSIGFLAGGAGGLSVSIPGEADHDLEDDEDVIGDEVPYVEEEVVAAPEDEAAEADAEFAEASDHEPATGDAGGPFEGHVEESVAVEPEPVDQAEPAAEPEDEFEPEPAEEPEPEPEPTAEPDPVHEAEPTPEPEPVHEAESFEEAEPVHEAEPVVEPEPAADEVLDVHVLAQRWLQGGSTWAAEAEAEAEIVEPTGEIPVAEDAPAPYADEDITDAVEVVDTGAHDAMPAVETTTDSADTDADAEPRDAEETEVTEEPTPTAPEPAAPRATSRREAHTGAMATTQPRSVERVVAPRPEVSLTSKRLGEFDADRETADLLTADRLLDPAHSARPEPEGTWQHFVYRLSGHRINLGDSKRARARKEMDRRIAGPLTGGARFVPVLSRKGGVGKTTVTTLLGMALADARDDRVIAIDANPDRGTLAERITRASGKTVRDLAKVRGEVVGYNDLSSIVARDETRLDVIASDADPRVAEAFSDDDYDGVASLAAHYYSLVLTDTGTGIVHSVMEATLARADQLVIVAGLSVDEARLASETLTWLETNGYSELARSSVVVLNNSRPGQTMVRLEELEGHFRSRVRGVVRMPYDAHIAAGSAITFRDLSPATREAARELAAAVVEGLRLTAAAA is encoded by the coding sequence TTGACGCCTGATCATCCCGACAACCAGCCCGACGACGACCTCGAGCACGGCGTGCTCGGCGACACCGCGGGCGTCGACACGACGTCGATCGGGTTCCTCGCCGGCGGTGCCGGGGGGCTCAGCGTGTCCATCCCCGGCGAGGCCGACCACGACCTCGAGGACGATGAGGACGTGATCGGCGACGAGGTCCCGTACGTCGAGGAGGAGGTCGTCGCGGCGCCGGAGGACGAGGCGGCGGAGGCGGATGCCGAGTTCGCCGAGGCATCCGACCACGAGCCTGCGACGGGCGACGCCGGCGGCCCCTTCGAGGGGCACGTCGAGGAGTCGGTGGCCGTCGAGCCGGAGCCGGTTGACCAGGCCGAGCCGGCTGCGGAGCCGGAGGACGAGTTCGAGCCGGAGCCGGCGGAGGAGCCTGAGCCCGAGCCCGAGCCGACCGCCGAGCCCGACCCGGTCCACGAGGCCGAGCCGACCCCCGAGCCCGAGCCCGTGCACGAGGCCGAGTCGTTCGAGGAAGCCGAGCCGGTGCACGAAGCCGAACCGGTCGTCGAGCCCGAGCCGGCGGCGGACGAGGTGCTCGACGTCCACGTGCTCGCGCAGCGCTGGCTGCAGGGCGGATCGACCTGGGCGGCCGAGGCCGAGGCCGAGGCCGAGATCGTCGAGCCGACGGGGGAGATCCCGGTGGCAGAGGATGCCCCGGCACCGTACGCTGACGAAGACATCACGGATGCGGTGGAAGTCGTCGACACGGGGGCGCACGACGCGATGCCCGCGGTCGAGACGACGACCGACTCCGCCGACACGGACGCGGATGCTGAGCCGCGCGACGCCGAGGAGACCGAAGTGACCGAAGAGCCCACGCCGACGGCGCCCGAGCCCGCGGCACCTCGTGCGACCTCGCGCCGCGAGGCGCACACCGGTGCGATGGCCACCACGCAGCCCCGCTCGGTCGAGCGCGTCGTGGCTCCGCGGCCCGAGGTGTCGCTGACCTCGAAGCGGCTGGGCGAGTTCGATGCCGATCGCGAGACCGCCGACCTGCTGACCGCCGACCGACTCCTCGACCCCGCGCACTCCGCGCGGCCGGAGCCCGAGGGCACCTGGCAGCACTTCGTGTACCGGCTGTCCGGGCACCGCATCAACCTCGGCGACAGCAAGCGCGCCCGCGCCCGCAAGGAGATGGATCGCCGGATCGCCGGTCCGCTCACCGGCGGCGCCCGCTTCGTCCCCGTGCTCTCGCGCAAGGGCGGCGTCGGCAAGACCACGGTCACGACGCTGCTGGGCATGGCGCTGGCCGACGCCCGCGACGACCGCGTGATCGCGATCGACGCGAACCCCGACCGCGGCACGCTCGCCGAGCGCATCACCCGTGCCAGCGGCAAGACCGTGCGCGACCTCGCGAAGGTCCGCGGCGAAGTCGTGGGGTACAACGACCTGTCGTCGATCGTCGCGCGCGACGAGACCCGTCTGGACGTCATCGCGTCGGACGCCGACCCCCGTGTGGCCGAGGCATTCAGCGACGACGACTACGACGGCGTCGCCTCGCTCGCCGCCCACTACTACTCGCTCGTGCTCACCGACACGGGCACCGGCATCGTGCACTCCGTCATGGAGGCGACGCTCGCCCGCGCCGACCAGCTGGTCATCGTCGCCGGCCTCAGCGTCGACGAGGCGCGCCTGGCGTCCGAGACCCTCACCTGGCTCGAGACGAACGGCTACTCCGAGCTCGCCCGCAGCTCGGTCGTCGTGCTGAACAACTCCCGGCCCGGGCAGACGATGGTGCGGCTGGAGGAGCTCGAGGGGCACTTCCGCAGCCGCGTGCGCGGAGTGGTGCGGATGCCGTACGACGCGCACATCGCGGCGGGCAGTGCCATCACGTTCCGCGACCTGTCGCCGGCGACGCGCGAGGCCGCGCGGGAACTCGCCGCCGCCGTGGTCGAGGGTCTGCGCCTCACGGCTGCGGCCGCATAG